The following proteins are encoded in a genomic region of Capra hircus breed San Clemente chromosome 16, ASM170441v1, whole genome shotgun sequence:
- the TNFRSF25 gene encoding tumor necrosis factor receptor superfamily member 25 isoform X6 — MEPRPRPGTCAAAAAALLFLLLLGARASTPSSRCDCGHSFPNRSRLGCCKGCPAGHYLKAPCTKPCGVATCLPCPQGTFLARENHYETRCARCQACDELAPQMALRNCSAVADTHCGCRPGWFRDCMVSQCRHGSPFRCRPCTDCRALHRHTQTPCSSRDTHCGTCLPGFYEYGKSCVSCPTSTLGSCPEPCVAVCGWRQMFWVQILVAGLVVPLLLGATLTYTYRRCHPCKAIGPPDDTAVEVLTPLQTTHLSPPDSGPALLVPPSSSEKVCPVQLVGHSWTSGSPQTQEAPCLEATWSWDQLPSRAPGPPPPPSPAPPSGSVAATLQPGPQLYDVMDAVPARRWKEFVRTLGLREAEIEAVEVEVGRFRDQQYEMLKRWRQQQHAGLGAVYAALERMGLDGCAEDLRSRLQRGP; from the exons ATGGAGCCGCGGCCGCGGCCCGGGACCtgtgcggcggcggcggcg GCTctcctcttcctgctgctgctgggtgCCCGGGCCAGCACCCCCAGCTCCCGGTGTGACTGCGGCCACAGCTTCCCAAATCGGAGTCGTCTGGGCTGCTGCAAGGGCTGTCCAGCAG GGCACTACCTGAAGGCCCCCTGCACAAAGCCTTGTGGCGTGGCCACCTGCCTCCCCTGTCCACAGGGCACCTTTCTGGCCCGGGAAAACCACTACGAGACCCGCTGTGCCCGCTGCCAGGCCTGCGATGAGCTGG CCCCCCAGATGGCCCTGAGGAACTGCTCAGCAGTGGCAGACACCCACTGTGGCTGCAGGCCAGGCTGGTTCAGGGACTGCATGGTCAGCCAGTGCCGGCATGGTTCCCCCTTTCGCTGCCGCCCATGCACAGACTGCAGGGCCCTGCACCGGCACACACAGACACCTT GTTCTAGCAGAGACACCCACTGTGGGACCTGCCTGCCTGGCTTCTATGAATATGGCAAGAGCTGCGTGTCCTGTCCCAC GAGCACCCTTGGGAGCTGTCCTGAGCCCTGCGTGGCTGTCTGTGGCTGGAGGCAGA TGTTCTGGGTGCAGATTCTCGTGGCAGGCCTGGTGGTCCCACTCCTGCTTGGTGCCACCCTGACCTACACATACCGCCGCTGCCATCCTTGCAAGGCCATAGGTCCCC CAGATGACACTGCTGTGGAGGTCCTGACCCCCCTACAG ACTACCCATCTCTCACCCCCGGACAGCGGCCCTGCCCTTCTGGTGCCACCCAGCAGCAGTGAGAAGGTGTGCCCTGTCCAGTTGGTAGGCCACAGCTGGACCTCTGGCTCTCCCCAGACCCAGGAGGCACCCTGCCTGGAGGCCACATGGTCCTGGGACCAGCTGCCCAGCAGAGCTCCTG gcccgccgcccccgccgtCGCCAGCGCCCCCTTCAGGCTCGGTGGCCGCCACGCTCCAGCCTGGTCCGCAGCTCTACGACGTGATGGACGCCGTGCCCGCGCGGCGTTGGAAGGAGTTCGTGCGCACTCTCGGGCTGCGCGAGGCGGAGATCGAGGCGGTGGAGGTGGAGGTCGGCCGCTTCCGCGACCAGCAGTACGAGATGCTCAAGCGCTGGCGCCAGCAGCAGCACGCGGGCTTGGGCGCCGTCTACGCTGCCCTGGAGCGCATGGGGCTGGACGGCTGCGCAGAGGACCTGAGGAGCCGCCTACAGCGCGGCCCGTGA
- the TNFRSF25 gene encoding tumor necrosis factor receptor superfamily member 25 isoform X5 yields the protein MEPRPRPGTCAAAAAALLFLLLLGARASTPSSRCDCGHSFPNRSRLGCCKGCPAGHYLKAPCTKPCGVATCLPCPQGTFLARENHYETRCARCQACDELAPQMALRNCSAVADTHCGCRPGWFRDCMVSQCRHGSPFRCRPCTDCRALHRHTQTPCSSRDTHCGTCLPGFYEYGKSCVSCPTSTLGSCPEPCVAVCGWRQTALSVFWVQILVAGLVVPLLLGATLTYTYRRCHPCKAIGPPDDTAVEVLTPLQTTHLSPPDSGPALLVPPSSSEKVCPVQLVGHSWTSGSPQTQEAPCLEATWSWDQLPSRAPGPPPPPSPAPPSGSVAATLQPGPQLYDVMDAVPARRWKEFVRTLGLREAEIEAVEVEVGRFRDQQYEMLKRWRQQQHAGLGAVYAALERMGLDGCAEDLRSRLQRGP from the exons ATGGAGCCGCGGCCGCGGCCCGGGACCtgtgcggcggcggcggcg GCTctcctcttcctgctgctgctgggtgCCCGGGCCAGCACCCCCAGCTCCCGGTGTGACTGCGGCCACAGCTTCCCAAATCGGAGTCGTCTGGGCTGCTGCAAGGGCTGTCCAGCAG GGCACTACCTGAAGGCCCCCTGCACAAAGCCTTGTGGCGTGGCCACCTGCCTCCCCTGTCCACAGGGCACCTTTCTGGCCCGGGAAAACCACTACGAGACCCGCTGTGCCCGCTGCCAGGCCTGCGATGAGCTGG CCCCCCAGATGGCCCTGAGGAACTGCTCAGCAGTGGCAGACACCCACTGTGGCTGCAGGCCAGGCTGGTTCAGGGACTGCATGGTCAGCCAGTGCCGGCATGGTTCCCCCTTTCGCTGCCGCCCATGCACAGACTGCAGGGCCCTGCACCGGCACACACAGACACCTT GTTCTAGCAGAGACACCCACTGTGGGACCTGCCTGCCTGGCTTCTATGAATATGGCAAGAGCTGCGTGTCCTGTCCCAC GAGCACCCTTGGGAGCTGTCCTGAGCCCTGCGTGGCTGTCTGTGGCTGGAGGCAGA cTGCTCTTTCAGTGTTCTGGGTGCAGATTCTCGTGGCAGGCCTGGTGGTCCCACTCCTGCTTGGTGCCACCCTGACCTACACATACCGCCGCTGCCATCCTTGCAAGGCCATAGGTCCCC CAGATGACACTGCTGTGGAGGTCCTGACCCCCCTACAG ACTACCCATCTCTCACCCCCGGACAGCGGCCCTGCCCTTCTGGTGCCACCCAGCAGCAGTGAGAAGGTGTGCCCTGTCCAGTTGGTAGGCCACAGCTGGACCTCTGGCTCTCCCCAGACCCAGGAGGCACCCTGCCTGGAGGCCACATGGTCCTGGGACCAGCTGCCCAGCAGAGCTCCTG gcccgccgcccccgccgtCGCCAGCGCCCCCTTCAGGCTCGGTGGCCGCCACGCTCCAGCCTGGTCCGCAGCTCTACGACGTGATGGACGCCGTGCCCGCGCGGCGTTGGAAGGAGTTCGTGCGCACTCTCGGGCTGCGCGAGGCGGAGATCGAGGCGGTGGAGGTGGAGGTCGGCCGCTTCCGCGACCAGCAGTACGAGATGCTCAAGCGCTGGCGCCAGCAGCAGCACGCGGGCTTGGGCGCCGTCTACGCTGCCCTGGAGCGCATGGGGCTGGACGGCTGCGCAGAGGACCTGAGGAGCCGCCTACAGCGCGGCCCGTGA
- the TNFRSF25 gene encoding tumor necrosis factor receptor superfamily member 25 isoform X1 — translation MGTSSAQEPEKWAALRASAGVGETGQREAPAWAARPGASSPCSQALLFLLLLGARASTPSSRCDCGHSFPNRSRLGCCKGCPAGHYLKAPCTKPCGVATCLPCPQGTFLARENHYETRCARCQACDELAPQMALRNCSAVADTHCGCRPGWFRDCMVSQCRHGSPFRCRPCTDCRALHRHTQTPCSSRDTHCGTCLPGFYEYGKSCVSCPTSTLGSCPEPCVAVCGWRQTALSVFWVQILVAGLVVPLLLGATLTYTYRRCHPCKAIGPPDDTAVEVLTPLQTTHLSPPDSGPALLVPPSSSEKVCPVQLVGHSWTSGSPQTQEAPCLEATWSWDQLPSRAPGPPPPPSPAPPSGSVAATLQPGPQLYDVMDAVPARRWKEFVRTLGLREAEIEAVEVEVGRFRDQQYEMLKRWRQQQHAGLGAVYAALERMGLDGCAEDLRSRLQRGP, via the exons ATGGGCACCTCCTCTGCTCAAGAACCTGAGAAATGGGCTGCTCTGAGGGCAAGCGCTGGGGTGGGAGAGACTGGGCAGAGAGAGGCCCCCGCCTGGGCAGCCAGGCCGGGAGCCAGCAGCCCCTGTTCCCAGGCTctcctcttcctgctgctgctgggtgCCCGGGCCAGCACCCCCAGCTCCCGGTGTGACTGCGGCCACAGCTTCCCAAATCGGAGTCGTCTGGGCTGCTGCAAGGGCTGTCCAGCAG GGCACTACCTGAAGGCCCCCTGCACAAAGCCTTGTGGCGTGGCCACCTGCCTCCCCTGTCCACAGGGCACCTTTCTGGCCCGGGAAAACCACTACGAGACCCGCTGTGCCCGCTGCCAGGCCTGCGATGAGCTGG CCCCCCAGATGGCCCTGAGGAACTGCTCAGCAGTGGCAGACACCCACTGTGGCTGCAGGCCAGGCTGGTTCAGGGACTGCATGGTCAGCCAGTGCCGGCATGGTTCCCCCTTTCGCTGCCGCCCATGCACAGACTGCAGGGCCCTGCACCGGCACACACAGACACCTT GTTCTAGCAGAGACACCCACTGTGGGACCTGCCTGCCTGGCTTCTATGAATATGGCAAGAGCTGCGTGTCCTGTCCCAC GAGCACCCTTGGGAGCTGTCCTGAGCCCTGCGTGGCTGTCTGTGGCTGGAGGCAGA cTGCTCTTTCAGTGTTCTGGGTGCAGATTCTCGTGGCAGGCCTGGTGGTCCCACTCCTGCTTGGTGCCACCCTGACCTACACATACCGCCGCTGCCATCCTTGCAAGGCCATAGGTCCCC CAGATGACACTGCTGTGGAGGTCCTGACCCCCCTACAG ACTACCCATCTCTCACCCCCGGACAGCGGCCCTGCCCTTCTGGTGCCACCCAGCAGCAGTGAGAAGGTGTGCCCTGTCCAGTTGGTAGGCCACAGCTGGACCTCTGGCTCTCCCCAGACCCAGGAGGCACCCTGCCTGGAGGCCACATGGTCCTGGGACCAGCTGCCCAGCAGAGCTCCTG gcccgccgcccccgccgtCGCCAGCGCCCCCTTCAGGCTCGGTGGCCGCCACGCTCCAGCCTGGTCCGCAGCTCTACGACGTGATGGACGCCGTGCCCGCGCGGCGTTGGAAGGAGTTCGTGCGCACTCTCGGGCTGCGCGAGGCGGAGATCGAGGCGGTGGAGGTGGAGGTCGGCCGCTTCCGCGACCAGCAGTACGAGATGCTCAAGCGCTGGCGCCAGCAGCAGCACGCGGGCTTGGGCGCCGTCTACGCTGCCCTGGAGCGCATGGGGCTGGACGGCTGCGCAGAGGACCTGAGGAGCCGCCTACAGCGCGGCCCGTGA
- the TNFRSF25 gene encoding tumor necrosis factor receptor superfamily member 25 isoform X2 — MGTSSAQEPEKWAALRASAGVGETGQREAPAWAARPGASSPCSQALLFLLLLGARASTPSSRCDCGHSFPNRSRLGCCKGCPAGHYLKAPCTKPCGVATCLPCPQGTFLARENHYETRCARCQACDELAPQMALRNCSAVADTHCGCRPGWFRDCMVSQCRHGSPFRCRPCTDCRALHRHTQTPCSSRDTHCGTCLPGFYEYGKSCVSCPTSTLGSCPEPCVAVCGWRQTALSVFWVQILVAGLVVPLLLGATLTYTYRRCHPCKAIGPHDTAVEVLTPLQTTHLSPPDSGPALLVPPSSSEKVCPVQLVGHSWTSGSPQTQEAPCLEATWSWDQLPSRAPGPPPPPSPAPPSGSVAATLQPGPQLYDVMDAVPARRWKEFVRTLGLREAEIEAVEVEVGRFRDQQYEMLKRWRQQQHAGLGAVYAALERMGLDGCAEDLRSRLQRGP; from the exons ATGGGCACCTCCTCTGCTCAAGAACCTGAGAAATGGGCTGCTCTGAGGGCAAGCGCTGGGGTGGGAGAGACTGGGCAGAGAGAGGCCCCCGCCTGGGCAGCCAGGCCGGGAGCCAGCAGCCCCTGTTCCCAGGCTctcctcttcctgctgctgctgggtgCCCGGGCCAGCACCCCCAGCTCCCGGTGTGACTGCGGCCACAGCTTCCCAAATCGGAGTCGTCTGGGCTGCTGCAAGGGCTGTCCAGCAG GGCACTACCTGAAGGCCCCCTGCACAAAGCCTTGTGGCGTGGCCACCTGCCTCCCCTGTCCACAGGGCACCTTTCTGGCCCGGGAAAACCACTACGAGACCCGCTGTGCCCGCTGCCAGGCCTGCGATGAGCTGG CCCCCCAGATGGCCCTGAGGAACTGCTCAGCAGTGGCAGACACCCACTGTGGCTGCAGGCCAGGCTGGTTCAGGGACTGCATGGTCAGCCAGTGCCGGCATGGTTCCCCCTTTCGCTGCCGCCCATGCACAGACTGCAGGGCCCTGCACCGGCACACACAGACACCTT GTTCTAGCAGAGACACCCACTGTGGGACCTGCCTGCCTGGCTTCTATGAATATGGCAAGAGCTGCGTGTCCTGTCCCAC GAGCACCCTTGGGAGCTGTCCTGAGCCCTGCGTGGCTGTCTGTGGCTGGAGGCAGA cTGCTCTTTCAGTGTTCTGGGTGCAGATTCTCGTGGCAGGCCTGGTGGTCCCACTCCTGCTTGGTGCCACCCTGACCTACACATACCGCCGCTGCCATCCTTGCAAGGCCATAGGTCCCC ATGACACTGCTGTGGAGGTCCTGACCCCCCTACAG ACTACCCATCTCTCACCCCCGGACAGCGGCCCTGCCCTTCTGGTGCCACCCAGCAGCAGTGAGAAGGTGTGCCCTGTCCAGTTGGTAGGCCACAGCTGGACCTCTGGCTCTCCCCAGACCCAGGAGGCACCCTGCCTGGAGGCCACATGGTCCTGGGACCAGCTGCCCAGCAGAGCTCCTG gcccgccgcccccgccgtCGCCAGCGCCCCCTTCAGGCTCGGTGGCCGCCACGCTCCAGCCTGGTCCGCAGCTCTACGACGTGATGGACGCCGTGCCCGCGCGGCGTTGGAAGGAGTTCGTGCGCACTCTCGGGCTGCGCGAGGCGGAGATCGAGGCGGTGGAGGTGGAGGTCGGCCGCTTCCGCGACCAGCAGTACGAGATGCTCAAGCGCTGGCGCCAGCAGCAGCACGCGGGCTTGGGCGCCGTCTACGCTGCCCTGGAGCGCATGGGGCTGGACGGCTGCGCAGAGGACCTGAGGAGCCGCCTACAGCGCGGCCCGTGA
- the TNFRSF25 gene encoding tumor necrosis factor receptor superfamily member 25 isoform X3: protein MGTSSAQEPEKWAALRASAGVGETGQREAPAWAARPGASSPCSQALLFLLLLGARASTPSSRCDCGHSFPNRSRLGCCKGCPAGHYLKAPCTKPCGVATCLPCPQGTFLARENHYETRCARCQACDELAPQMALRNCSAVADTHCGCRPGWFRDCMVSQCRHGSPFRCRPCTDCRALHRHTQTPCSSRDTHCGTCLPGFYEYGKSCVSCPTSTLGSCPEPCVAVCGWRQMFWVQILVAGLVVPLLLGATLTYTYRRCHPCKAIGPPDDTAVEVLTPLQTTHLSPPDSGPALLVPPSSSEKVCPVQLVGHSWTSGSPQTQEAPCLEATWSWDQLPSRAPGPPPPPSPAPPSGSVAATLQPGPQLYDVMDAVPARRWKEFVRTLGLREAEIEAVEVEVGRFRDQQYEMLKRWRQQQHAGLGAVYAALERMGLDGCAEDLRSRLQRGP from the exons ATGGGCACCTCCTCTGCTCAAGAACCTGAGAAATGGGCTGCTCTGAGGGCAAGCGCTGGGGTGGGAGAGACTGGGCAGAGAGAGGCCCCCGCCTGGGCAGCCAGGCCGGGAGCCAGCAGCCCCTGTTCCCAGGCTctcctcttcctgctgctgctgggtgCCCGGGCCAGCACCCCCAGCTCCCGGTGTGACTGCGGCCACAGCTTCCCAAATCGGAGTCGTCTGGGCTGCTGCAAGGGCTGTCCAGCAG GGCACTACCTGAAGGCCCCCTGCACAAAGCCTTGTGGCGTGGCCACCTGCCTCCCCTGTCCACAGGGCACCTTTCTGGCCCGGGAAAACCACTACGAGACCCGCTGTGCCCGCTGCCAGGCCTGCGATGAGCTGG CCCCCCAGATGGCCCTGAGGAACTGCTCAGCAGTGGCAGACACCCACTGTGGCTGCAGGCCAGGCTGGTTCAGGGACTGCATGGTCAGCCAGTGCCGGCATGGTTCCCCCTTTCGCTGCCGCCCATGCACAGACTGCAGGGCCCTGCACCGGCACACACAGACACCTT GTTCTAGCAGAGACACCCACTGTGGGACCTGCCTGCCTGGCTTCTATGAATATGGCAAGAGCTGCGTGTCCTGTCCCAC GAGCACCCTTGGGAGCTGTCCTGAGCCCTGCGTGGCTGTCTGTGGCTGGAGGCAGA TGTTCTGGGTGCAGATTCTCGTGGCAGGCCTGGTGGTCCCACTCCTGCTTGGTGCCACCCTGACCTACACATACCGCCGCTGCCATCCTTGCAAGGCCATAGGTCCCC CAGATGACACTGCTGTGGAGGTCCTGACCCCCCTACAG ACTACCCATCTCTCACCCCCGGACAGCGGCCCTGCCCTTCTGGTGCCACCCAGCAGCAGTGAGAAGGTGTGCCCTGTCCAGTTGGTAGGCCACAGCTGGACCTCTGGCTCTCCCCAGACCCAGGAGGCACCCTGCCTGGAGGCCACATGGTCCTGGGACCAGCTGCCCAGCAGAGCTCCTG gcccgccgcccccgccgtCGCCAGCGCCCCCTTCAGGCTCGGTGGCCGCCACGCTCCAGCCTGGTCCGCAGCTCTACGACGTGATGGACGCCGTGCCCGCGCGGCGTTGGAAGGAGTTCGTGCGCACTCTCGGGCTGCGCGAGGCGGAGATCGAGGCGGTGGAGGTGGAGGTCGGCCGCTTCCGCGACCAGCAGTACGAGATGCTCAAGCGCTGGCGCCAGCAGCAGCACGCGGGCTTGGGCGCCGTCTACGCTGCCCTGGAGCGCATGGGGCTGGACGGCTGCGCAGAGGACCTGAGGAGCCGCCTACAGCGCGGCCCGTGA
- the TNFRSF25 gene encoding tumor necrosis factor receptor superfamily member 25 isoform X4 — translation MGTSSAQEPEKWAALRASAGVGETGQREAPAWAARPGASSPCSQALLFLLLLGARASTPSSRCDCGHSFPNRSRLGCCKGCPAGHYLKAPCTKPCGVATCLPCPQGTFLARENHYETRCARCQACDELAPQMALRNCSAVADTHCGCRPGWFRDCMVSQCRHGSPFRCRPCTDCRALHRHTQTPCSSRDTHCGTCLPGFYEYGKSCVSCPTSTLGSCPEPCVAVCGWRQMFWVQILVAGLVVPLLLGATLTYTYRRCHPCKAIGPHDTAVEVLTPLQTTHLSPPDSGPALLVPPSSSEKVCPVQLVGHSWTSGSPQTQEAPCLEATWSWDQLPSRAPGPPPPPSPAPPSGSVAATLQPGPQLYDVMDAVPARRWKEFVRTLGLREAEIEAVEVEVGRFRDQQYEMLKRWRQQQHAGLGAVYAALERMGLDGCAEDLRSRLQRGP, via the exons ATGGGCACCTCCTCTGCTCAAGAACCTGAGAAATGGGCTGCTCTGAGGGCAAGCGCTGGGGTGGGAGAGACTGGGCAGAGAGAGGCCCCCGCCTGGGCAGCCAGGCCGGGAGCCAGCAGCCCCTGTTCCCAGGCTctcctcttcctgctgctgctgggtgCCCGGGCCAGCACCCCCAGCTCCCGGTGTGACTGCGGCCACAGCTTCCCAAATCGGAGTCGTCTGGGCTGCTGCAAGGGCTGTCCAGCAG GGCACTACCTGAAGGCCCCCTGCACAAAGCCTTGTGGCGTGGCCACCTGCCTCCCCTGTCCACAGGGCACCTTTCTGGCCCGGGAAAACCACTACGAGACCCGCTGTGCCCGCTGCCAGGCCTGCGATGAGCTGG CCCCCCAGATGGCCCTGAGGAACTGCTCAGCAGTGGCAGACACCCACTGTGGCTGCAGGCCAGGCTGGTTCAGGGACTGCATGGTCAGCCAGTGCCGGCATGGTTCCCCCTTTCGCTGCCGCCCATGCACAGACTGCAGGGCCCTGCACCGGCACACACAGACACCTT GTTCTAGCAGAGACACCCACTGTGGGACCTGCCTGCCTGGCTTCTATGAATATGGCAAGAGCTGCGTGTCCTGTCCCAC GAGCACCCTTGGGAGCTGTCCTGAGCCCTGCGTGGCTGTCTGTGGCTGGAGGCAGA TGTTCTGGGTGCAGATTCTCGTGGCAGGCCTGGTGGTCCCACTCCTGCTTGGTGCCACCCTGACCTACACATACCGCCGCTGCCATCCTTGCAAGGCCATAGGTCCCC ATGACACTGCTGTGGAGGTCCTGACCCCCCTACAG ACTACCCATCTCTCACCCCCGGACAGCGGCCCTGCCCTTCTGGTGCCACCCAGCAGCAGTGAGAAGGTGTGCCCTGTCCAGTTGGTAGGCCACAGCTGGACCTCTGGCTCTCCCCAGACCCAGGAGGCACCCTGCCTGGAGGCCACATGGTCCTGGGACCAGCTGCCCAGCAGAGCTCCTG gcccgccgcccccgccgtCGCCAGCGCCCCCTTCAGGCTCGGTGGCCGCCACGCTCCAGCCTGGTCCGCAGCTCTACGACGTGATGGACGCCGTGCCCGCGCGGCGTTGGAAGGAGTTCGTGCGCACTCTCGGGCTGCGCGAGGCGGAGATCGAGGCGGTGGAGGTGGAGGTCGGCCGCTTCCGCGACCAGCAGTACGAGATGCTCAAGCGCTGGCGCCAGCAGCAGCACGCGGGCTTGGGCGCCGTCTACGCTGCCCTGGAGCGCATGGGGCTGGACGGCTGCGCAGAGGACCTGAGGAGCCGCCTACAGCGCGGCCCGTGA
- the LOC108637778 gene encoding espin-like protein — MTEADILRIEQQIENLQVLHKAQKLEARLEQLELELEQLLPISAALSAPRFTVDPRRMHGRAASLPAWCSKISVLLKSMASLLAALGGRPAHPAELLAADTGQPLPPLTDAPWRPGPLCLGRSHSLSWCREAVAREILECGVSVRHLRATYERRAQGSEPPRGPRQKLSLPASAPDREPILEEDYAAASSSEPSAAVAATTNGLPAAGESVGVLDAPEAPGRQAALPGPEQLARRQTSSTERRGVQDYIDMRKERIVYLFLEHWRKWTFRGPGHHAQMRLRRLLPRVVAAGPAADPSPEAAAVSRPPAGDGPDERLLRLLKQRQVVGKLLGHWRSLLRQVPARQPRGRALAHGLYWPEHFLPPLDGGAPRRYDSLTLDLFMLGYFQLLEMGLSREERKFRHLLCYEMFDRLGSHPWELIRLFHRVVIEEVEAGRRSWSDGFEDLRRQFFEDSLEAEPARGEEAEKEQKEGTDKDEREPMEEASTAQAGNWPERQPEAPAPARLPPPSPPPAPPPTSVPPSSEDPLELVSEMGEFSNEDICRYIDRSFSFWKEKEAELFDI, encoded by the coding sequence ATGACCGAGGCCGACATCCTTCGCATCGAGCAGCAAATTGAGAACCTGCAAGTGCTGCACAAGGCGCAGAAGCTGGAGGCGCGCCTGGagcagctggagctggagctggagcagcTGCTGCCCATCTCGGCCGCCCTGTCGGCACCGCGCTTCACCGTCGACCCGCGCCGCATGCACGGCCGCGCCGCCAGCCTGCCCGCCTGGTGCAGCAAGATCTCCGTGCTGCTCAAGAGCATGGCCTCGCTGCTGGCCGCGCTGGGCGGACGGCCGGCACACCCGGCTGAGCTCCTGGCTGCCGACACGGGCCAGCCGCTGCCGCCGCTGACTGACGCCCCCTGGCGGCCAGGCCCGCTCTGCCTGGGCCGCTCGCATTCGCTCAGCTGGTGCCGCGAGGCCGTGGCGCGCGAGATCCTCGAGTGCGGTGTCTCAGTGCGGCACCTCCGCGCCACGTATGAGCGACGCGCCCAGGGCTCGGAGCCCCCGCGCGGCCCGCGCCAGAAGCTGTCGCTGCCTGCCAGCGCGCCGGACCGTGAGCCCATCCTCGAGGAGGACTACGCGGCGGCCAGCTCCAGCGAGCCGAGCGCCGCCGTCGCCGCCACCACCAACGGCCTGCCGGCAGCGGGCGAGTCCGTGGGCGTCCTGGATGCTCCCGAGGCGCCGGGCCGCCAGGCGGCGCTGCCAGGGCCAGAGCAGCTGGCGCGCAGGCAGACGTCCTCCACCGAGCGGCGCGGCGTCCAGGACTACATTGACATGCGCAAGGAGCGCATCGTCTACCTCTTCCTGGAGCACTGGCGCAAGTGGACCTTTCGCGGCCCCGGGCACCACGCCCAGATGCGCCTGCGCAGACTCCTGCCCCGCGTGGTGGCTGCGGGCCCCGCCGCCGACCCCAGCCCCGAGGCTGCTGCTGTCTCCCGGCCGCCGGCGGGCGATGGCCCGGACGAGCGGCTGCTGCGCCTGCTGAAGCAGCGGCAGGTGGTGGGCAAGCTGCTGGGCCACTGGCGGAGCCTGCTACGGCAGGTGCCGGCGCGGCAGCCCCGTGGCCGGGCCCTGGCGCACGGCTTGTACTGGCCCGAGCACTTCCTGCCGCCCCTCGACGGCGGCGCGCCCCGGCGCTACGACAGCCTCACGTTGGACCTCTTCATGCTCGGCTACTTCCAGCTGCTCGAAATGGGCCTGAGCCGCGAGGAGCGCAAGTTCCGCCACCTGCTGTGCTACGAGATGTTCGATCGGCTGGGCAGCCACCCGTGGGAGCTCATCCGTCTCTTCCACCGCGTGGTGATCGAGGAAGTGGAGGCCGGCCGGCGCAGCTGGAGCGACGGATTCGAGGACCTCAGACGACAGTTCTTCGAAGACAGCCTGGAGGCTGAACCGGCCCGGGGAGAAGAGGCGGAGAAGGAGCAAAAGGAAGGGACAGATAAGGATGAGAGGGAACCGATGGAAGAGGCCAGTACAGCTCAGGCAGGGAACTGGCCAGAGAGGCAGCCCGAGGCGCCGGCCCCTGCGCGGCTGCCCCCGCCTTCACCCCCGCCCGCGCCTCCCCCAACGTCGGTCCCTCCTAGTTCCGAAGACCCCCTGGAGCTGGTGTCTGAGATGGGCGAGTTCAGCAATGAGGACATCTGCCGGTACATCGACCGGAGCTTCTCCTTctggaaggagaaggaggcagagctCTTTGATATCTGA